In Molothrus aeneus isolate 106 chromosome 4, BPBGC_Maene_1.0, whole genome shotgun sequence, the following are encoded in one genomic region:
- the GSR gene encoding glutathione reductase, mitochondrial: MAAAAYELLVLGGGSGGLAGARRAAELGARVALVEPQRLGGTCVNVGCVPKKVMWNTAVHAEFVHDHADYGFETAGVKFNWRTIKEKRDAYVQRLNDIYENNVKKAHIDIIRGYGKFTADPEPTIEVNGKKYTAPHILIATGGRPAVPSDSEIPGASLGMTSDGFFDLEELPRRSVVVGAGYIAVEMVGILSTLGSKSSLLIRHDKVLRTFDSLISSNCTQELENTGVDVWKHTQVKRVTKSPCGLLDVTVASVAPGHKPTEAVIRDVDCLLWAVGREPSSDGLGLERVGVRVDPKGHVVVDEYQNTTRRGIYAVGDVCGRALLTPVAIAAGRKLAHRLFEGRQDSRLDYENIPTVVFSHPPIGTVGLTEEEAVAIHGKDKVKIYNTSFTPLYHAVTQRKVKCVMKLVCTGKEEKVVGLHMQGLGCDEMLQGFAVAVKMGATKADLDNTVAIHPTSAEELVTLR; the protein is encoded by the exons ATGGCGGCGGCCGCCTacgagctgctggtgctgggcggcggctccggggggCTGGCGGGGGCCCGCCGGGCGGCCGAGCTCGGCGCCCGGGTTGCGCTGGTGGAGCCGCAGCGCCTCGGCGGCACCTGC GTCAATGTTGGATGTGTGCCAAAGAAG GTGATGTGGAACACGGCGGTGCACGCAGAGTTTGTCCATGACCACGCTGACTATGGCTTTGAAACTGCGGGTGTCAAGTTCAACTGGAG AACCATCAAGGAGAAGCGAGACGCGTATGTGCAGCGCCTCAATGACATCTACGAGAACAATGTGAAGAAG GCCCATATTGACATCATCCGGGGCTATGGCAAGTTCACCGCTGATCCCGAGCCAACCATCGAAGTGAACGGGAAAAAGTACACGGCTCCTCACATCCTTATAGCCACGGGAGGGCGCCCGGCTGTCCCTTCCGACAGCGAAATTCCTG GTGCCAGCCTGGGGATGACCAGTGACGGCTTCTTcgacctggaggagctgcccag GCGCAGCGTCGTCGTCGGGGCCGGCTACATCGCGGTGGAGATGGTGGGGATCCTCTCCACGCTGGGCTCCAAGTCCTCGCTGCTCATCCGCCACGACAAG GTGCTGCGAACCTTTGACTCCCTGATCAGCTCCAACTGcacccaggagctggagaaCACCGGGGTGGATGTCTGGAAGCACACACAG GTCAAGAGGGTCACCAAGTCTCCGTGTGGGCTGCTGGATGTGACAGTGGCCTCAGTGGCACCTGGCCACAAGCCGACAGAGGCGGTGATTCGGGATGTGGACTGCCTGCTGTGGGCCGTGGGGCGGGAGCCCAGCTCTGATGGGCTGGGCCTGGAGCGAGTG ggtgtgcGGGTGGACCCCAAAGGCCATGTGGTGGTGGATGAATACCAGAACACCACCAGGAGAGGGATCTATGCCGTCGGGGATGTGTGTGGGAGAGCCCTCCTCACCCCAG tggcCATTGCAGCTGGCAGGAAGCTGGCCCACAGGCTCTTCGAGGGCAGGCAGGATTCCCGGCTGGACTACGAGAACATCCCCACGGTCGTCTTCAGCCACCCGCCCATCGGCACCGTGGGGCTCACCGAAg aggaggcCGTGGCCATACATGGGAAGGACAAGGTGAAGATCTACAACACATCCTTCACTCCCCTGTACCACGCTGTCACCCAGAGGAAGGTGAAGTGTGTCATGAAGCTGGTGTGCACTggcaaggaggagaag GTGGTGGGATTGCACATgcaagggctgggctgtgacGAAATGCTGCAGGGCTTTGCTGTTGCCGTCAAAATGGGGGCCACCAAGGCTGACCTGGACAACACCGTTGCCATTCATCCCACTTCTGCCGAGGAGCTGGTGACGCTGCGCTGA
- the NPFFR2 gene encoding neuropeptide FF receptor 2 isoform X1 produces the protein MAWNCCSNEGKLFFSSQRAHWNTRRRMDSNSSLDWPHLDLLNYNRTYKYLYLEGNVSYVDFYLHQPWVAAVFITSYLLIFLLCMVGNGGVCFIVLWSRHMRTVTNLFILNLAVSDLLVGLFCMPTTLLDNIIAGWPFGSLVCKMSGMVQGISVSASVFTLVAIAMDRFRCIVHPFKPKLTVPAAVATIAVIWALAVAIMCPSAALLRLRQEKRFQLLLGTDNATRPVFWCREEWPEPAMRKAYTTVLFANIYLAPLALIALLYARIGVSLCHAAVPAAGKRGREQQRGAWRRKRKAIHTLVLVTLLFALSWLPLWSLMLLSDYGSLSDVQLRLINVYIYPLAHWLAFSNSSVNPIIYGFCNRSFRRGFQAALRLQLCSRPACAQPAPGQAALPAAPCPPAQDPPPHTAKGGNWVHKQQDLLMEELKGNGTE, from the exons ATGGCTTGGAACTGCTGCTCTAACGAGggaaaactgtttttctctagCCAGAG GGCACATTGGAACACAAGGAGGAGAATGGACTCAAACTCCTCGTTGGATTGGCCTCACTTGGATTTGCTGAATTACAACAGGACGTACAAGTACCTTTACCTGGAAGGAAATGTCTCCTATGTGGACTTCTACCTCCACCAGCCTTGGGTGGCTGCTGTCTTCATCACCTCCTACCTGCTCATCTTCCTCCTGTGCATGGTGGGCAACGGGGGGGTTTGTTTCATCGTGCTGTGGAGCAGGCACATGCGCACGGTCACCAACCTGTTCATCCTGAACCTGGCCGTCAGTGACTTGCTGGTGGGGCTCTTCTGCATGCCCACCACCCTCCTGGACAACATCATTGCAG GGTGGCCCTTTGGGAGCCTGGTGTGCAAGATGAGCGGGATGGTCCAAGGCATCTCTGTTTCTGCCTCTGTCTTCACTCTGGTTGCTATTGCCATGGACAG GTTCCGGTGCATCGTGCACCCCTTCAAGCCGAAGCTGACCGTCCCCGCCGCCGTGGCCACCATCGCGGTGATCTGGGCGCTGGCCGTGGCCATCATGTGTCCCTCGGCGGCGCTGCTGCGGCTGCGGCAGGAGAAGcgcttccagctgctcctgggcacggACAACGCCACCCGCCCGGTGTTCTGGTGCCGGGAGGAGTGGCCCGAGCCGGCCATGAGGAAGGCCTACACCACGGTGCTCTTTGCCAACATCTACCTGGCTCCGCTGGCGCTCATCGCGCTCCTGTACGCCAGGATCGGCGTTTCCCTGTGCCACGCCGCCGTGCCCGCGGCCGGGAAGCGCGGCCGGGAGCAGCAGCGGGGAGCGTGGAGGAGGAAGCGGAAAGCCATCCACACGCTCGTCCTTGTCACCCTGCTCTTCGCCCTGTCCTGGCTTCCCCTGTGGAGCCTGATGCTGCTGTCGGACTACGGCAGCCTGTCGGACGTGCAGCTGCGGCTGATCAATGTGTACATCTATCCCCTGGCTCACTGGCTGGCCTTCTCCAACAGCAGCGTCAACCCCATCATCTACGGCTTCTGCAACCGGAGCTTCCGCCGCGGCTTCCAGGCCGCGCTCcggctccagctctgctccaggcccgcctgtgcccagccagccccGGGCCAGGCCGCCCTGCCCGCCGCCCCCTGCCCGCCGGCCCAGGATCCCCCTCCCCACACAGCCAAGGGAGGAAACTGGGTCCATAAGCAGCAGGATTTGCTGATGGAGGAGCTCAAAGGCAATGGGACGGAGTGA
- the NPFFR2 gene encoding neuropeptide FF receptor 2 isoform X3 codes for MTKNFCLRSSETPGKAKLQQGTLEHKEENGLKLLVGLASLGFAELQQDVQVPLPGRKCLLCGLLPPPALGGCCLHHLLPAHLPPVHGWPFGSLVCKMSGMVQGISVSASVFTLVAIAMDRFRCIVHPFKPKLTVPAAVATIAVIWALAVAIMCPSAALLRLRQEKRFQLLLGTDNATRPVFWCREEWPEPAMRKAYTTVLFANIYLAPLALIALLYARIGVSLCHAAVPAAGKRGREQQRGAWRRKRKAIHTLVLVTLLFALSWLPLWSLMLLSDYGSLSDVQLRLINVYIYPLAHWLAFSNSSVNPIIYGFCNRSFRRGFQAALRLQLCSRPACAQPAPGQAALPAAPCPPAQDPPPHTAKGGNWVHKQQDLLMEELKGNGTE; via the exons ATGACCAAGAACTTCTGCCTCAGATCATCAGAGACCCCTGGAAAAGCCAAACTCCAGCAA GGCACATTGGAACACAAGGAGGAGAATGGACTCAAACTCCTCGTTGGATTGGCCTCACTTGGATTTGCTGAATTACAACAGGACGTACAAGTACCTTTACCTGGAAGGAAATGTCTCCTATGTGGACTTCTACCTCCACCAGCCTTGGGTGGCTGCTGTCTTCATCACCTCCTACCTGCTCATCTTCCTCCTGTGCATG GGTGGCCCTTTGGGAGCCTGGTGTGCAAGATGAGCGGGATGGTCCAAGGCATCTCTGTTTCTGCCTCTGTCTTCACTCTGGTTGCTATTGCCATGGACAG GTTCCGGTGCATCGTGCACCCCTTCAAGCCGAAGCTGACCGTCCCCGCCGCCGTGGCCACCATCGCGGTGATCTGGGCGCTGGCCGTGGCCATCATGTGTCCCTCGGCGGCGCTGCTGCGGCTGCGGCAGGAGAAGcgcttccagctgctcctgggcacggACAACGCCACCCGCCCGGTGTTCTGGTGCCGGGAGGAGTGGCCCGAGCCGGCCATGAGGAAGGCCTACACCACGGTGCTCTTTGCCAACATCTACCTGGCTCCGCTGGCGCTCATCGCGCTCCTGTACGCCAGGATCGGCGTTTCCCTGTGCCACGCCGCCGTGCCCGCGGCCGGGAAGCGCGGCCGGGAGCAGCAGCGGGGAGCGTGGAGGAGGAAGCGGAAAGCCATCCACACGCTCGTCCTTGTCACCCTGCTCTTCGCCCTGTCCTGGCTTCCCCTGTGGAGCCTGATGCTGCTGTCGGACTACGGCAGCCTGTCGGACGTGCAGCTGCGGCTGATCAATGTGTACATCTATCCCCTGGCTCACTGGCTGGCCTTCTCCAACAGCAGCGTCAACCCCATCATCTACGGCTTCTGCAACCGGAGCTTCCGCCGCGGCTTCCAGGCCGCGCTCcggctccagctctgctccaggcccgcctgtgcccagccagccccGGGCCAGGCCGCCCTGCCCGCCGCCCCCTGCCCGCCGGCCCAGGATCCCCCTCCCCACACAGCCAAGGGAGGAAACTGGGTCCATAAGCAGCAGGATTTGCTGATGGAGGAGCTCAAAGGCAATGGGACGGAGTGA
- the NPFFR2 gene encoding neuropeptide FF receptor 2 isoform X2 yields MDSNSSLDWPHLDLLNYNRTYKYLYLEGNVSYVDFYLHQPWVAAVFITSYLLIFLLCMVGNGGVCFIVLWSRHMRTVTNLFILNLAVSDLLVGLFCMPTTLLDNIIAGWPFGSLVCKMSGMVQGISVSASVFTLVAIAMDRFRCIVHPFKPKLTVPAAVATIAVIWALAVAIMCPSAALLRLRQEKRFQLLLGTDNATRPVFWCREEWPEPAMRKAYTTVLFANIYLAPLALIALLYARIGVSLCHAAVPAAGKRGREQQRGAWRRKRKAIHTLVLVTLLFALSWLPLWSLMLLSDYGSLSDVQLRLINVYIYPLAHWLAFSNSSVNPIIYGFCNRSFRRGFQAALRLQLCSRPACAQPAPGQAALPAAPCPPAQDPPPHTAKGGNWVHKQQDLLMEELKGNGTE; encoded by the exons ATGGACTCAAACTCCTCGTTGGATTGGCCTCACTTGGATTTGCTGAATTACAACAGGACGTACAAGTACCTTTACCTGGAAGGAAATGTCTCCTATGTGGACTTCTACCTCCACCAGCCTTGGGTGGCTGCTGTCTTCATCACCTCCTACCTGCTCATCTTCCTCCTGTGCATGGTGGGCAACGGGGGGGTTTGTTTCATCGTGCTGTGGAGCAGGCACATGCGCACGGTCACCAACCTGTTCATCCTGAACCTGGCCGTCAGTGACTTGCTGGTGGGGCTCTTCTGCATGCCCACCACCCTCCTGGACAACATCATTGCAG GGTGGCCCTTTGGGAGCCTGGTGTGCAAGATGAGCGGGATGGTCCAAGGCATCTCTGTTTCTGCCTCTGTCTTCACTCTGGTTGCTATTGCCATGGACAG GTTCCGGTGCATCGTGCACCCCTTCAAGCCGAAGCTGACCGTCCCCGCCGCCGTGGCCACCATCGCGGTGATCTGGGCGCTGGCCGTGGCCATCATGTGTCCCTCGGCGGCGCTGCTGCGGCTGCGGCAGGAGAAGcgcttccagctgctcctgggcacggACAACGCCACCCGCCCGGTGTTCTGGTGCCGGGAGGAGTGGCCCGAGCCGGCCATGAGGAAGGCCTACACCACGGTGCTCTTTGCCAACATCTACCTGGCTCCGCTGGCGCTCATCGCGCTCCTGTACGCCAGGATCGGCGTTTCCCTGTGCCACGCCGCCGTGCCCGCGGCCGGGAAGCGCGGCCGGGAGCAGCAGCGGGGAGCGTGGAGGAGGAAGCGGAAAGCCATCCACACGCTCGTCCTTGTCACCCTGCTCTTCGCCCTGTCCTGGCTTCCCCTGTGGAGCCTGATGCTGCTGTCGGACTACGGCAGCCTGTCGGACGTGCAGCTGCGGCTGATCAATGTGTACATCTATCCCCTGGCTCACTGGCTGGCCTTCTCCAACAGCAGCGTCAACCCCATCATCTACGGCTTCTGCAACCGGAGCTTCCGCCGCGGCTTCCAGGCCGCGCTCcggctccagctctgctccaggcccgcctgtgcccagccagccccGGGCCAGGCCGCCCTGCCCGCCGCCCCCTGCCCGCCGGCCCAGGATCCCCCTCCCCACACAGCCAAGGGAGGAAACTGGGTCCATAAGCAGCAGGATTTGCTGATGGAGGAGCTCAAAGGCAATGGGACGGAGTGA